TTTAACTCGGAGAGACTGATGTGGAAGgatttttagagaaatatttttttttggttattattattatttcctatttagtttagaaaaatctTTTACTTTATGGTGTTAATATtgagattaataattttattttttctaatttttcatttgattgttAACCGACTAAAAACACATGAGAGACATTTGAATCTATTTGATTACGTGATAGCGTCCACATTTCGTGCATTTCTAATTTGCAAGTTGTTTAGTTAACAGCTGACCACAGTTTTAACTGCCTGGGTTCTACATAAATGTGCGTTCCAAATGCAGGAGTAGTAAAAGCAACTCTGCCTTGCTTTTGTCGTGGTTCTTGTTCAGAAAACGCTGCAAACAATAATGTtcattaccaaaaaaattaattagcccAATCAGTCCTCCTCCACTAGTGTCTCTTCCTCCACTGTGGTTTCCATCGTCTCTCCTCCTCCACTGATTCACCTCCCAAACAAAGCTGCCATCATCTCTCCTCCTCCACAGCTTCCCTCGTCTCATTGTTTTGTCCTCCTCCCCTCAGCTTCCTTATCTCAACCTCAAACAAACCTCAAACCGTTTCCTTCCTGCTTCTTTTCCTCTCCGCGATCTTCTCGTGCTCTCCTGTACAAATAATTAAGCAAAAAGCATtactaattttattcttataggGCTGCTATTTAGTCAATAAAGATTGTTCCTTTATGTTTTGTAAACAAATTTGTGGTTGGTCTTGTGCTTGGTTTGATAACTTTTGGTCAATGACTGCCTTGGTTTGCGTTGGTTGGTTATAGTTTGAGGTACTTTGCTATTACAGatattttcctatttttttgtaatcgcatggttgtgttgtaaaatatttaattcattaattataagTAAAATATGTGCGATAATTAGGGATTGCTCCAACGTAATTGTTTGAGGTTAAGTTCATGTCGcctttaaagtttaaaatattcgAAACAAATTCTTCCATGGACAATGTTTTTTTACCGGTACTTtgcaaattgaaaattgaaattatggTTGTGTTGTAAAATATTCGAAACAAATTCTTCCATTTCATGTgcaataatgtttattttgtaataacaaataacaattttatttttttgccggTATTTATTTGGACTACATGTTTTATTTCCTCTTAACACAAAGAATTATTTCatttatgtcatttttaatcattttatatacAACATCAACCGCAgctacagttttaaccaaacatatttttaccataataaaatcaaaatatacttttaaccaaacacataaaatatatacacaaaccacagaaaaaattgttttttttttaaattacttttttctaACCATAACTACAACAATTAcagtaaaaacaaacactctgaAGAGAAAGAAtggattaaaattgatttgtttaagAACCAATTGCattcaataatttattcaaGGCTTAATTACATTTCAAACAATAGTTTAGGGACCATGTTTATAAACATATTCtcgtatggaaaaaaaattatattgaaaggAAATGGctacatcatcattttttataagaactaattacataattttatttattgatctcTTGAGTTCTAACTTTGAAATCaatattgagaaaaattaaattgtttaaatgtATCTGAATTATATGAGAAAAAGTGTGctcttaagatttttttttattttttattttttattaagaccTCTTAGAAAATTGACTCGTTAGATTTCCTCAATTAAGATTCGATGGATTTTATCTAAATACAAGTAACTCGATCAATCATGGAAGTTGATtactatattaatatttatgtcttttaacgcaaaagaaatgaatgtattcaacatgttttttacattaaaaaaatgataagggtgaataaaaaaattaatatatatatatatatttaattaaataaattaaaaattatatataacaataaatacaaaaaagagtTGTTAATGCTAATCAAAAATTTAACCAAAAAGTTAAGAGATAtatgtagatcaagatatcaAATCTTGAATGACGGCCAATGAACATTGTTGggttaataattttagttttttagaaaaaaaaaattctttatttaattaatcaacaataaaaataaaaaaaatcatagggaagtgatttaataaaattgaaagaaaaagaattatgtAGGGCTGTATGAGAAGAACGCcggctaataaaaaaattattataatcctatttgaaaattaagtaaaaaataaatgaatttttaatttagaaatacaacaaaaaattataattaattattttagttaaaattgaaCACCCGGCAAGCTTGGCATGACACCCATATAATTAACTAATCcattttaattaaagtttacacagcaaaaaaacaagataaaatataaaatatggtttttaacatatatttttttttcaatatagagGTAGGCGACTAATTgtctctctttaaaaaaaaattaaaaataaatgatatgcTATTTATTGTGATAAATAAAACATCTTCACCTacctagtttttaaaaaaaacataatgggtagtttttaacttaaaaaacttgattttaacatgttacctaaaataaaatattaataaaataaaattctataccaaaacataaaattatgaaactaaaagaactaaaaatgattttggacaatttttaagaataaaaggTGTTGTAACTATTGTTTCTTAAGAAAAAtgggttattatttttttttaaatttttatcgaTAGGCTTTAAATCctttacaaacaataaaattaattttttttataaaatcaagtacTATTTAAAAGTtagaatatttttagataataataatctaataaaaataatttataaaatctaattctagaaaatacaatatcaaaagattaaattgaaaccATAAATAAATTTCTCCATAATAAGCGAAACTTGACATAAACTAATGTGTCAACAATCTCTAATCAATCATTGCCGGCAACCACGACTGCAATTGTTTCCCAGAAACAGCTTTAACCACAGAAAATGTGGGTCAACGATAGGGGCACAATAGTCATTGGAGATGCTCCTCCATTCAGACTTgattttgccttttgttttataataaacgaaaaaaaagggggaagaaAAGAAGGGACAAAGGAAGAGTCAATCTGTGTCAGCTTCAACAGCTAAGTAATGAAAATACCAAACAAGACCTTTACTTGTCTTCTACAACACTTTCTGGCATCTCCACctcctatataattttttttttttttttatctacaatAATCAAGATTCTCACAATTCAGCTCCTGCTTTCTTTTCACAGGCAAGTACCCacccctcttttctttttctctttgtaTCATGACCTGTAGTTTGTTTCatctttctgtgttttttttttctgtaccGAATTAACTTTGAAACTTTCCTCTCTTTAATTTCTGAAGCAGGTCAATACATACATATTGAACAAATCCAGCCTCTTCCAATACCCAGCCATAGCTCACATGGATCCAAGTACTGGGCACCCTTTCTTTATtgcttgtttttcttaattttccagCTTGTAATCTACTAGAACGAGGGGAGAGGGGCATAAAATGCAAACAGTCCATCTGGGATtactagtttgtttttttattaaccagTATACCACAATTGGGCTGCTTATTTAAGCCAGCATGAGATGAAGAAATTTAGTTTACAGTGATCCGATTGTCATGATGGATGATGACATTGCATTATCCATTATCAATATAGCACAAAGTTTAGGTATAGAAgggtgtttttcatttttttttctcatttgcgTTAATGTGCTAAGAAACAAAAAGTTTGTAGGAACATTATGCttggaatttattttgattctgtAAATTTTCTACTAGGAGGATTTTGGTTATTGAATGCCAACACCCAATTAAAGTAGAATTAACTCAGGCACTTCTTGACATAAGTGCAAACTTGTTGGTGCTGCAGATGCTGCCATTGAGGAGAGAGAGGGTTTCAGGAATGGCGTTGAGTTAGTGAAATCTGTCTCTGATAAGCACATTGATCTCCTCAGGCCATCTGCTCGATACTATACAGCATCAAAGGGTACTGTTCTTATTCAGTCTTGATTTATGTTCTAtgagttctttttctttttttacaatataacaTCCTATCATGTAAATTGCATAGACAATGTTTTGCTGGTTACTGTCACGCTTCCTACTTTATGCATTGATGATCAAGTCTCTGTCCTCCCATCTATAGACGTGACTGAGCTAGAATGATAAAATGTTCTCCTTTTATGCTAATACTCATGGCTGTATGTTGATATTAATCAGAGGATTAGCAgccctttgtttttcttttattttccttttcttttctctggaGATGCAAGTCCGTGGGCTATGAATCTGAAGAACTCTGATATTTTTGGGATTTACTTCTTTTGCATTAGGTGCTAGTCTCACTTTTTCTaaacatcaattatttttagGAGCCATCATCTCTTCAAACTATATCAGGGTTATTGAATCCTGCtgcattttcattttctacCTCCTTGTTGATTTAGTCTCTTttaaatagtcttcaattttcttcttgtttttttcttatagcaCTCTTGCGTGTTTGATTCGTATACTGTATTTAATTATGTATCTCATCATGTTACTTTATGTGGTGGATTATCTTCcagttgtatttatattttatgtcaaaCAATTGATGTTTGCACTATCAATTGCTTATCCAAACTCCTGAGAGACGTTCTGATCTGCTGATGGTAGGGCAAGCAACAGATGCTGCAGATGGAGAAAAAGGAAAGTATACTCTTATTAGAGATCCTGAGGATTTTCAAGGGATTTATGACAAGCCCCTTCCATGCTTTGGCTGTGGTGTAGGATGGTTTTCGTGAGTATTCTTAAAACTAGTGTTTCTCCCTCCCATTACCATTTCTTATGTTCTGATagttatcctttttcttttctttttttgcagtTTTCTTTTGGGATTTGTGTTCCCATTGATGTGGTATTATGGTACATTTCTTTACTTTGGAAATTACCATCGAAGGGATCCAAGGGAGCGTGCAGGCCTTGCTGCTGCTGCAATTGCTGTAAGCTCTCTTACGCCCtctctatcaaaataaatactGTTGTTAGTGAAGCAACAAGAGTCTGAGTCTGAATAGCTTTaggatgataatgataatgataatcaGATTCTCATCACTGTCTTCCTTTGTCACTGACTTGATATGTTAAACAGTAacatttttagtcttttttatgGGCACTACAAACTGCACCTTGTTGAAAGTCTTCACAATTTTGATCCTTGATTTTAATGCTATCCCTGTTGCAGGCAATGGTGTTTTCTGTCGTGTTGATGGTCATAGCAGcttatttttctctattttagGCCTGGTAATCCGCTTCCAAGTTTGTTAGGCTtcacattttcaaaacaaaacagatTCAAATTTCTTGCATGTGCAATGTAGATAACATGTCAAAGCGGAAGAGCAACAAAGAATATGTTGATACGAGATCCTTCACAGATGGAGATACCTTCTCGGCTACACTAAAACATATACAAAATCTTAAAAGCATTCTTTCCCCGTCTGCTGGCCTAATGTAAAGGCTCGAGCAGAGAAAATTCTCAATTAGCATGAAATTTACTAGTGAATTCATGAATACAGCAGTGAAATTGGATactttgtttatatttaatacATCTTGTGATACCTCAAAAGGAATAAGTTTGTTACTTGATGGTGCATGCCCATTTCCTTTAAAACGTTAAATGGAGCGTAATTCCTTGCACTTTGATGTTGCCCTCCTTGCCAGTTCTGTTATCTAGAGCCTCTCCTCGGGAGGCCGATTATGGTGATGAAGATAACAAAGAGACCGTTTATGCTTGTATAAAGTATTTACGGTATTAAGGGAACACTCTTGGATAGTTATTTGATACCATAAAAAGCCTGAACTCGTTTTCTTCACAATTGAGAACAGTATCATGTTTTTCTCTTACTTGATGTCAAGTCACATCgtttaatcaaatttaacacCGGGACTAAATCCAACTCTCCAAATCTGTTAAAAACATATCAT
The Populus nigra chromosome 3, ddPopNigr1.1, whole genome shotgun sequence genome window above contains:
- the LOC133688635 gene encoding large ribosomal subunit protein eL20z-like isoform X2, with protein sequence MDPNAAIEEREGFRNGVELVKSVSDKHIDLLRPSARYYTASKGQATDAADGEKGKYTLIRDPEDFQGIYDKPLPCFGCGVGWFSFLLGFVFPLMWYYGTFLYFGNYHRRDPRERAGLAAAAIAAMVFSVVLMVIAAYFSLF
- the LOC133688635 gene encoding uncharacterized protein LOC133688635 isoform X1 — translated: MMDDDIALSIINIAQSLDAAIEEREGFRNGVELVKSVSDKHIDLLRPSARYYTASKGQATDAADGEKGKYTLIRDPEDFQGIYDKPLPCFGCGVGWFSFLLGFVFPLMWYYGTFLYFGNYHRRDPRERAGLAAAAIAAMVFSVVLMVIAAYFSLF